The nucleotide window TCATAAAGAGCGTTGACGAAGAATTTCATAGAGTAACACAGCAGCGCTCATGGCAACATTGAGGCTTTCTGTTTTACCTCTATGAGGAATTCTACAACTTATGTGTTTTATCTTTTTTAGTTCTTCACTTACTCCATGAGATTCATTTCCGAAGGCAACTGCTACGGGCAGTGTAAGGTCTAAGTTAAAACAGGGCTGTTTTGCCTTCAGCTCTGTGACTACAAGAGTTATTTTATTCTTTGAGATGAACTCATTAATTTCCTCATAGGAAACCTCTATCAAAGGAATAAAAAATATGCTTCCCGCAGAAGCTCTTAAAACCTTGCCTGAAAGAGGATTGCATGTTCCAGAAGTAAGTAATATTGCCTCTGCACCAAGAGCTTCAGAGGCACGAATGATTGTGCCAAGATTTCCGGGGTCCTGAATTCTGT belongs to Thermodesulfovibrio aggregans and includes:
- a CDS encoding TrmH family RNA methyltransferase; the encoded protein is MKWIQSSENPLIKEIKKIIKQPEERVFIEGINLIETAINSTNVQLEKILVTDSFIERHSEFFKTLQDKFSVIGISQKIAKEISDTVTPQGIFAMAKFKFSNINEIKNPTLIVIADRIQDPGNLGTIIRASEALGAEAILLTSGTCNPLSGKVLRASAGSIFFIPLIEVSYEEINEFISKNKITLVVTELKAKQPCFNLDLTLPVAVAFGNESHGVSEELKKIKHISCRIPHRGKTESLNVAMSAAVLLYEILRQRSL